A DNA window from Mucilaginibacter xinganensis contains the following coding sequences:
- a CDS encoding NAD+ synthase has protein sequence MKIALAQLNYHIGNFESNTAKIIEHIKKARNSGADLIVFAELCVCGYPSRDFLEFDEFIDLCESSAQKIAEECHGIACIIGLPTPNHRTEGKDLNNSAYFIEEGKVIAVANKALLPNYDIFDEYRYFEPSNEFSCIEFKGHRIALTICEDLWNTFENPLYVTRPMDILIQQKPDVMINIAASPFAYNHDEERIEILSDNARRYQLPLLYVNHVGAQTELIFDGGSLVFDNTGALIDELPYFEESVAYYTLDDKSKLSFDHPTTMKAEKLSDIEQIHKAIILGIKDYFHKSGFKQAILGLSGGIDSAVVCALAAEALGPKNVMAVLLPSRFSSDHSIKDAEDLVNNLGCLSETVAIKNITEAFENTLSPQFKGLPFNIAEENIQSRSRAVVLMAMCNKFGYILLNTSNKSEAAVGYGTLYGDMCGGISVIGDVYKTQVFELARHINRDKEIIPENSIIKPPSAELRPDQKDTDSLPEYDILDKILKFYVEDRRSSGEIIKMGYDENTVRRVIRLVNLAEHKRYQTPPILRVSPKAFGMGRRMPIVGKYLS, from the coding sequence ATGAAGATCGCATTAGCCCAGCTCAATTATCATATCGGAAATTTCGAGTCAAATACCGCTAAAATTATTGAGCACATAAAAAAGGCTCGTAACAGCGGTGCCGACTTAATTGTATTTGCCGAGCTCTGTGTTTGTGGCTATCCATCACGCGATTTTTTAGAGTTTGATGAATTTATTGACCTATGCGAATCATCAGCACAAAAAATAGCTGAAGAATGCCACGGCATCGCCTGTATTATAGGTTTGCCTACACCTAATCACCGCACAGAGGGTAAAGACCTTAATAATTCTGCCTATTTTATTGAAGAAGGTAAAGTGATAGCAGTTGCCAACAAGGCCCTGTTGCCTAATTACGATATCTTCGACGAGTACCGCTATTTCGAGCCATCAAATGAGTTTAGCTGCATAGAATTTAAAGGGCACCGCATAGCTTTAACTATTTGCGAAGATTTATGGAATACATTTGAAAATCCATTGTATGTAACCCGCCCTATGGATATTTTAATCCAGCAGAAGCCCGATGTTATGATCAATATAGCTGCATCGCCTTTTGCTTATAATCATGATGAGGAGCGAATAGAGATTCTGAGTGACAACGCCCGGAGGTACCAGTTGCCTTTATTATATGTTAATCACGTTGGCGCGCAAACCGAGCTGATATTTGACGGCGGATCATTGGTTTTTGATAACACAGGCGCCCTGATTGATGAATTACCTTACTTTGAAGAGAGTGTTGCTTATTATACTTTAGATGATAAAAGTAAGCTGAGTTTTGACCACCCTACCACAATGAAAGCTGAAAAATTGAGCGATATTGAGCAGATTCATAAAGCGATTATTTTAGGTATTAAGGATTATTTTCATAAATCAGGTTTTAAGCAGGCGATATTGGGTTTATCCGGAGGTATAGATTCTGCGGTGGTTTGCGCGCTGGCAGCGGAAGCTTTAGGCCCAAAAAATGTAATGGCGGTATTGTTGCCGTCCCGTTTTTCGAGCGACCACTCTATTAAGGATGCTGAAGACCTTGTGAACAACCTCGGTTGCCTGAGCGAAACCGTTGCAATAAAAAATATAACCGAGGCATTTGAAAATACTTTAAGCCCGCAGTTTAAGGGTTTGCCGTTTAATATAGCTGAAGAAAACATTCAGTCGCGCAGCAGGGCTGTGGTGCTGATGGCGATGTGTAATAAGTTCGGCTACATTTTATTAAATACGTCAAATAAAAGCGAAGCTGCAGTAGGTTATGGCACATTATATGGCGACATGTGCGGTGGAATTTCCGTCATCGGCGATGTTTATAAAACCCAGGTATTTGAGCTGGCAAGGCATATCAATCGCGATAAGGAGATCATTCCCGAAAATTCCATCATTAAGCCACCATCTGCTGAGTTAAGACCCGACCAAAAGGATACCGACTCCCTGCCTGAATATGATATCCTGGATAAAATTTTAAAATTTTATGTGGAAGACAGGCGCTCGTCAGGCGAAATTATAAAAATGGGTTACGACGAAAATACGGTACGCCGCGTTATCCGCCTGGTTAACCTTGCCGAACATAAGCGTTATCAAACCCCGCCCATTTTAAGGGTATCGCCAAAAGCGTTCGGTATGGGCCGCAGGATGCCGATAGTCGGAAAATATTTATCTTAA
- the gldB gene encoding gliding motility lipoprotein GldB has protein sequence MTVLIPKKPFYFFFLVAVVFSACTNNKRVDVSNIPVDVKIERFDKEFDAMRTIPMARQSAYLQKKYGVFYRDFIGLILQDRNINIRDTAYFKLLRQVFANQAYNDLKHDVDSVYKDGLDKQEEELTDAFRHIKYYFPKKQLPKVYAYYSGFEAQTTIGNGYFGIGLDLFLGGDSRFYPALTNAYPHYLSQFFNKQNITPRVVEGIVREEMYPESDSSKTLLSKMIYNGKIMYFMDRIMPEVADSTKIEYTTAQLKWCEDFKSKIWAYFLDENLLYESDYPKIQKYFNEAPFTPGLGEKNESAPKLAIWTGWQIVKQYMDKHPEVTLPQLMDNADAQKILNESKYKGK, from the coding sequence ATGACTGTTTTAATCCCCAAAAAGCCATTTTATTTTTTCTTTTTAGTCGCCGTGGTATTCAGCGCCTGTACAAACAACAAAAGAGTTGACGTTAGCAATATACCTGTTGATGTTAAGATTGAACGGTTTGATAAGGAATTTGACGCTATGCGTACAATACCAATGGCCCGGCAAAGCGCATATCTGCAAAAAAAATACGGTGTATTTTATCGTGATTTTATAGGGCTGATTCTGCAGGACCGCAATATTAATATACGGGATACGGCATATTTTAAATTATTGAGGCAGGTTTTTGCTAATCAGGCCTACAACGATTTGAAGCATGATGTAGATTCGGTTTACAAAGATGGCCTGGATAAGCAGGAGGAGGAACTTACCGATGCCTTTAGGCACATTAAATATTATTTCCCCAAAAAGCAGCTGCCCAAAGTTTATGCTTATTATTCGGGTTTCGAAGCACAAACAACAATTGGTAATGGATATTTCGGGATAGGGCTCGATCTTTTTTTAGGCGGCGACTCCAGGTTTTACCCGGCACTTACCAATGCCTACCCGCACTACCTGTCACAGTTTTTTAACAAACAGAATATTACCCCACGCGTGGTTGAAGGTATTGTGCGCGAAGAAATGTACCCGGAGAGTGACAGTAGTAAAACTCTTTTATCAAAAATGATTTATAATGGCAAGATCATGTACTTTATGGACAGGATAATGCCTGAGGTTGCCGACAGTACGAAAATAGAATACACTACTGCACAACTGAAATGGTGCGAGGATTTTAAATCAAAGATCTGGGCGTATTTTTTGGATGAGAACCTGCTTTACGAAAGTGATTATCCGAAAATTCAAAAATATTTTAATGAAGCGCCCTTCACTCCGGGCCTGGGCGAAAAGAATGAGTCAGCGCCGAAACTTGCAATTTGGACGGGGTGGCAAATAGTAAAGCAGTATATGGATAAACATCCCGAGGTTACCCTGCCTCAGTTAATGGATAATGCCGATGCGCAGAAGATCTTAAATGAGTCGAAATACAAAGGAAAGTAG
- a CDS encoding KTSC domain-containing protein, translated as MPSSVVAAMKYNESSATLRIIYTSGSVYDYKQVPPDVFEQMNAAASKGTFLNTMIKGKYRYKKIR; from the coding sequence ATGCCCTCATCAGTTGTCGCAGCGATGAAATACAATGAATCATCAGCTACATTGCGGATAATTTATACTTCTGGCAGCGTGTACGATTATAAACAAGTGCCCCCGGATGTTTTTGAGCAGATGAATGCCGCAGCTTCAAAAGGCACATTTTTAAACACCATGATAAAAGGCAAATACAGGTATAAAAAGATCAGATGA
- the ligD gene encoding DNA ligase D, translating into MSLEKYAEKRDFTKTAEPQAGKSKAKDQLRFVIQKHDASRLHYDFRLEMDGVLKSWAVPKGPSTDPKTKRLAMMVEDHPYDYRSFEGIIPEGEYGGGTVIVWDEGTYEPVDEIKGKKAQEKALLTQLKSGSLKIKLHGEKLKGEFALVKTHGMGDNAWLLIKHNDEFASTADITKKDESVLSGKTIESMEKTGEKIWQHGHEEDVVNIKSKIKKKNPAKAIEEAVGEDTDVSVSDLAGSNIEQLIKSAPKSAIPKKIKPMLATLVDEPFDDPEWLYEVKWDGYRAMAYINNGEVELLSRNNKTFSEKFYPIYDLLAKLNVNMVLDGEILVLNEKGISNFSDLQNWRSEADGDLVYYVFDMLWYQGKNLMDLPLNQRQAILKEVLPENDDRLRVSKVFNASGIDFFNAAERMGLEGIIAKKANSVYTPDLRSKDWLKIKVHKRQEVVIAGYTKNADTPKQFSSLLLGVYENEMLQYVGKVGTGFNDKAQKEMMAQFKPLIIDKSPFEAIPDVNKPSRFRPDPPTAKATWLKPELVCEVAYSEVTSDGVFRHPSFQGMRVDKKAGEVIRETAKAIEEIIDSTPEKHPDAHSAALKPPKSEGRKTLLNPKDETQVRKICGHELKFTHLGKVYWPEDKVTKRDMFNYYYQVAEYMLPYLKDRPMSLNRFPNGIHGPSFYQKDVKDKAPDWAKTFPYTNGEGEHKEYLVATDEASLLWMVSLGCIEINPWFSRIQSPDNPDYCVIDLDPDKNTFDQVIAAAQEVKKVLDAIDVPSFCKTSGSTGMHIYIPTDAKYDYDQTQMFARIIVNIVNKQLPDYTSLERMVAARKGKMYLDFLQNRPGATIAGPYSLRPKVGATVSMPLHWDEVRAGLKMTDFTIFNTIDRLKETGDLFKGVLGNGIDLELTIKKAKATFG; encoded by the coding sequence ATGAGCCTGGAAAAATATGCAGAAAAACGAGACTTTACTAAAACTGCGGAGCCTCAAGCTGGCAAAAGCAAGGCAAAGGATCAGCTGAGGTTTGTGATTCAAAAGCACGACGCATCACGGTTGCACTATGATTTCAGGCTTGAAATGGATGGTGTATTAAAAAGCTGGGCGGTTCCTAAAGGTCCGTCCACAGATCCTAAAACAAAGCGCCTGGCCATGATGGTTGAAGATCACCCGTATGACTACCGCAGCTTTGAAGGTATTATTCCCGAAGGTGAGTACGGTGGCGGCACCGTTATTGTTTGGGACGAGGGAACTTATGAGCCTGTAGATGAGATTAAAGGAAAAAAGGCTCAGGAAAAAGCGTTGTTAACCCAGCTAAAGTCAGGCTCGTTAAAAATCAAGCTTCACGGCGAAAAACTTAAAGGGGAGTTTGCGCTGGTAAAAACACACGGCATGGGAGATAATGCCTGGCTGCTGATAAAGCATAACGACGAATTTGCTTCTACTGCAGACATCACTAAAAAGGATGAATCCGTGCTGTCGGGAAAGACCATCGAAAGCATGGAAAAAACCGGTGAAAAGATTTGGCAACACGGCCATGAAGAAGATGTAGTGAACATAAAATCAAAAATTAAAAAAAAGAATCCGGCAAAGGCAATTGAGGAGGCTGTGGGTGAAGACACCGATGTATCAGTTTCGGATTTGGCCGGGTCGAATATTGAACAGCTGATAAAATCTGCACCAAAATCAGCTATCCCCAAAAAAATAAAGCCCATGCTGGCTACCCTGGTTGACGAGCCTTTTGATGACCCCGAGTGGCTATATGAAGTAAAATGGGACGGCTATCGCGCAATGGCTTATATTAATAATGGCGAGGTTGAGCTGCTCTCGCGAAATAACAAAACCTTCAGCGAAAAATTTTATCCCATATACGACCTGCTGGCAAAACTGAACGTTAATATGGTTTTGGATGGCGAGATACTGGTGCTTAACGAAAAAGGGATCTCCAATTTCAGCGACCTTCAAAACTGGCGGAGCGAGGCCGATGGCGACCTGGTTTATTATGTATTTGACATGCTTTGGTACCAGGGTAAAAACCTGATGGACTTACCGCTAAACCAGCGCCAGGCCATATTAAAAGAAGTGCTGCCGGAAAATGACGACCGTTTGCGGGTGAGCAAAGTATTTAATGCCAGCGGCATAGATTTTTTTAACGCAGCAGAGCGAATGGGACTGGAGGGGATTATCGCAAAAAAAGCGAACAGCGTTTATACGCCTGATCTCCGCTCCAAAGATTGGTTGAAAATAAAAGTCCATAAAAGGCAGGAAGTAGTTATTGCCGGTTACACCAAAAATGCAGACACCCCAAAGCAATTTAGCTCGTTGTTGCTGGGTGTTTACGAAAATGAGATGTTGCAATATGTTGGTAAAGTCGGCACCGGATTTAATGATAAGGCGCAAAAAGAAATGATGGCACAATTTAAGCCGCTGATAATTGATAAGAGTCCTTTTGAAGCTATTCCGGACGTAAACAAGCCTTCACGATTTCGGCCCGATCCGCCAACAGCAAAGGCCACCTGGCTGAAGCCCGAACTGGTGTGCGAAGTAGCTTACAGCGAAGTAACAAGCGATGGTGTATTTAGACACCCCTCTTTCCAGGGAATGCGGGTAGATAAAAAAGCTGGAGAAGTGATTAGGGAAACTGCAAAAGCTATAGAAGAAATTATAGATTCGACACCAGAGAAACACCCCGACGCCCATTCCGCTGCATTAAAACCGCCGAAGAGCGAAGGACGCAAGACTTTGTTAAACCCTAAAGATGAAACGCAGGTGCGCAAAATTTGTGGGCACGAGCTGAAATTTACGCACCTTGGCAAGGTTTACTGGCCGGAGGACAAGGTAACCAAAAGAGATATGTTTAATTACTATTACCAGGTTGCTGAGTATATGTTGCCTTATTTAAAAGACCGGCCAATGTCGCTTAACAGGTTTCCCAATGGCATTCACGGGCCCAGCTTTTATCAAAAAGACGTAAAAGACAAAGCGCCCGATTGGGCGAAAACATTTCCATACACCAACGGTGAGGGTGAACATAAAGAATACCTGGTTGCCACCGACGAGGCAAGCCTGCTTTGGATGGTATCCTTAGGGTGTATTGAGATAAACCCATGGTTCAGCAGGATCCAATCGCCTGATAACCCCGACTATTGTGTGATAGACCTCGACCCCGATAAAAACACGTTCGACCAAGTGATAGCGGCGGCACAGGAAGTAAAAAAGGTACTTGATGCAATAGATGTTCCCTCTTTCTGTAAAACATCAGGTTCAACAGGTATGCATATTTATATACCCACGGATGCGAAATATGATTATGATCAAACACAAATGTTTGCCCGCATTATAGTGAATATTGTGAATAAACAGTTACCTGATTACACCAGCCTGGAAAGAATGGTTGCTGCACGTAAAGGAAAGATGTACCTCGACTTTTTACAAAACCGCCCCGGCGCTACTATTGCAGGCCCCTATTCCCTACGCCCAAAAGTGGGTGCAACCGTATCAATGCCCCTGCATTGGGACGAAGTAAGGGCAGGCCTTAAAATGACAGATTTTACCATTTTTAACACAATTGATAGACTTAAGGAAACCGGTGACCTTTTTAAAGGGGTGCTGGGTAACGGTATTGATCTGGAGCTGACCATCAAGAAAGCCAAAGCCACATTTGGCTGA
- a CDS encoding DUF3606 domain-containing protein codes for MDDKRITGYPDRDLINTSEYYELEYWSNKFGVTPERLKSAIRAVGSSATAVQAYLQK; via the coding sequence ATGGACGATAAAAGAATAACCGGGTACCCTGACAGGGACCTCATTAACACGAGTGAATATTATGAGCTGGAATACTGGTCGAACAAATTCGGTGTAACTCCCGAAAGATTAAAATCGGCCATTAGGGCTGTTGGCTCATCTGCTACGGCAGTACAAGCCTACTTACAAAAGTAA
- a CDS encoding DUF4349 domain-containing protein, with amino-acid sequence MKPKILIALLAGLVLLGACKGRNGSEEIISSNSLDTIAKSDSTTQSGDKLVKTAEMRLKVKNVQQTSEFITALTSKYRGLIVHQQLTSSDQRSTDVTTGNDSVMRVTAFTTTANITVKVPSEKLEEFMNDISHTGIYLNNRRMDISDKSLEYLSARLKLQNRNELVSQQKKGKVIIKNPANVLLLKDEMVDQQIGNRQIDDEVKNSIVVLSFYQSNTIYKETIANDNPAAYNLPFLKRLANALVSGWLLFEELLLGLANLWALILMGTSICISIKYYKKKRIMTLAKA; translated from the coding sequence ATGAAACCAAAAATCTTGATCGCGCTGCTGGCAGGCCTTGTTCTGTTAGGCGCATGTAAGGGCCGGAATGGCTCTGAAGAAATTATTAGCAGCAATAGTTTAGATACTATTGCAAAGTCTGATTCTACAACACAATCTGGTGACAAGCTCGTGAAAACTGCAGAAATGCGGTTAAAGGTCAAAAACGTACAACAGACAAGCGAATTTATAACAGCGCTTACCAGCAAATACCGCGGGCTAATAGTCCATCAGCAATTAACATCGTCAGATCAACGAAGTACGGATGTAACTACAGGCAACGACTCCGTTATGAGGGTTACGGCATTTACCACTACCGCCAATATTACAGTAAAGGTCCCGTCTGAAAAGTTAGAGGAATTCATGAATGATATTTCACATACAGGCATCTACCTTAATAATCGCCGGATGGATATTTCAGATAAATCCCTCGAGTATCTTTCAGCAAGGCTTAAGCTCCAAAACCGAAATGAATTGGTGAGCCAACAGAAAAAAGGAAAAGTTATTATAAAAAACCCCGCGAACGTTTTGCTTTTAAAAGATGAGATGGTTGATCAGCAAATTGGCAACCGGCAAATTGATGATGAAGTTAAGAACAGCATAGTTGTTTTAAGTTTCTATCAAAGCAATACCATTTACAAGGAAACCATAGCAAACGATAATCCCGCAGCTTATAATCTGCCATTTCTTAAACGCCTGGCGAACGCACTTGTGAGCGGATGGTTATTATTTGAGGAACTGCTGTTGGGCCTGGCAAATTTATGGGCACTAATACTTATGGGAACTAGCATCTGCATATCTATAAAATATTATAAAAAGAAACGCATTATGACTTTAGCGAAAGCCTAA
- a CDS encoding cytochrome c3 family protein: protein MRSFSLIFKQFSRSVLLIACFAMLAIQANAQADAAKGEAIFKAKCTSCHKIESQLVGPALGPVITDETDDKFLVKWIQNNQALIAAKDPKAVAMYNKFNQANMSLFTDLSDADVMNIITYVRTTWKAQQDAPKAAAGTAGQAAEESGPSSVVILSLLGVIVLAFIIILVLNRVIATLERLLLKNKGTLILEEEPEVAGEPVDRLAGLKKLAKNKKLVFFVLICGTLFLGSWTFMSLWTTNVHTGYQPVQPIKFPHDLHAGAMKIDCQYCHSGAYKSKNATIPSLNICMNCHKVISSAYGSKTPSGEIHKIYDALGYDPATQKYDTTKAHPVQWIRIHNLPDLAYFNHSQHTKVGGLKCQTCHGPVQEMKEVYQYSPLTMKWCIQCHKRTEVNMKGNAYYENLQQVHDLLKEGKKVTAALMGGIECGKCHY from the coding sequence ATGAGGAGTTTCTCATTGATTTTTAAACAATTCTCACGGTCGGTTCTACTGATTGCCTGTTTTGCGATGTTGGCTATCCAGGCCAATGCACAGGCAGATGCCGCTAAGGGTGAGGCCATTTTCAAGGCAAAATGTACATCGTGCCACAAAATTGAATCGCAATTGGTTGGTCCGGCGCTGGGCCCGGTTATTACCGATGAAACAGACGATAAGTTTCTTGTCAAATGGATTCAGAACAACCAGGCACTTATAGCTGCAAAGGACCCTAAGGCGGTTGCAATGTACAATAAGTTCAACCAGGCAAACATGTCGCTGTTCACTGATCTTAGCGATGCGGATGTAATGAACATAATTACCTATGTGCGTACCACCTGGAAAGCACAGCAGGATGCGCCAAAAGCTGCTGCCGGTACTGCCGGCCAGGCAGCTGAGGAAAGCGGCCCTAGCAGTGTAGTTATCCTTTCGTTACTAGGTGTAATTGTACTTGCGTTTATTATCATATTGGTATTAAACAGGGTTATTGCTACACTTGAGCGCTTGTTATTGAAAAACAAAGGCACCCTGATCTTAGAGGAGGAGCCTGAAGTTGCTGGTGAGCCTGTTGACCGTTTAGCCGGCTTGAAGAAGCTTGCAAAAAATAAGAAACTTGTTTTCTTTGTGTTGATCTGCGGTACGTTGTTTTTAGGAAGCTGGACATTTATGTCACTTTGGACAACCAACGTTCACACCGGCTATCAGCCGGTACAGCCAATTAAATTCCCGCATGATCTTCATGCCGGTGCCATGAAAATTGATTGCCAGTACTGCCACTCCGGCGCATACAAGTCAAAAAATGCTACAATCCCTTCATTGAATATATGTATGAACTGCCACAAGGTAATTTCATCAGCCTATGGTTCAAAAACACCGTCAGGCGAAATACATAAGATTTATGATGCATTGGGATATGATCCTGCAACACAGAAATATGACACTACAAAAGCACACCCTGTTCAATGGATTCGTATCCACAACCTGCCTGATTTGGCTTATTTTAACCACTCACAGCACACAAAAGTTGGCGGTTTAAAATGCCAGACCTGCCACGGCCCGGTACAGGAAATGAAAGAGGTTTACCAATACTCACCGCTTACTATGAAATGGTGTATCCAGTGCCACAAGCGTACTGAAGTAAACATGAAAGGTAACGCATACTATGAAAACCTTCAGCAGGTACATGACCTGTTAAAAGAAGGTAAGAAAGTTACCGCAGCATTAATGGGTGGTATCGAGTGCGGTAAGTGCCATTATTAA